From Chrysiogenia bacterium, one genomic window encodes:
- a CDS encoding acyltransferase family protein encodes MDALGFDAKLYELIPEPWRHFLFEEIEPTEEELASHAPAFSPELIEKMLPYLEPLYKYYFRCEFRGAERFPENPPVFCVANHNAMGTVEIPMLIYAWAKHFGHSRPAHGLAHRMVFQVPGVKDLLPRVGAVPAAPEVALRTLNAGKDLLVFPGGDWEASRPFSQRGKIDFDQRKGFVRIALQTGVPIAPIVICGAEETMLIFSRGEGIAHALGIDVSMRMKTLPVTPQSLFMLWKLFQSARGRANPLFMPLWLANSWLGFPWLPSKIVFEILDPIDMRAEVGHIEDEKERLQAGYDLVTSRMQAKMDELQAERTTFLG; translated from the coding sequence ATGGACGCACTGGGATTCGACGCCAAGCTCTACGAACTCATTCCCGAGCCCTGGCGCCACTTCCTGTTCGAGGAGATCGAACCCACCGAGGAGGAGCTGGCCTCCCACGCGCCGGCTTTCTCGCCCGAGCTCATCGAGAAGATGCTCCCCTACCTGGAGCCTCTCTATAAGTACTACTTCCGCTGCGAGTTCCGCGGGGCCGAGCGCTTCCCGGAGAATCCGCCCGTGTTCTGCGTGGCCAACCACAATGCCATGGGCACGGTGGAGATCCCCATGCTCATTTATGCCTGGGCGAAGCACTTCGGTCATTCTCGCCCGGCCCACGGGCTGGCGCACCGGATGGTCTTCCAGGTGCCGGGCGTCAAGGACCTGCTCCCCCGGGTGGGCGCCGTTCCCGCCGCGCCGGAGGTGGCGCTGCGCACGCTCAATGCGGGCAAAGACCTGCTCGTCTTTCCCGGCGGCGACTGGGAGGCCTCGCGTCCGTTTTCCCAGCGCGGAAAAATCGATTTCGACCAGCGCAAGGGCTTCGTGCGCATCGCGCTCCAGACCGGCGTGCCCATCGCGCCCATCGTCATCTGCGGCGCCGAGGAGACGATGCTCATCTTCTCGCGCGGCGAGGGAATCGCCCACGCCCTTGGCATCGATGTCTCCATGCGGATGAAGACCCTGCCGGTTACGCCGCAGAGCCTGTTCATGCTCTGGAAGCTCTTCCAGAGCGCGCGCGGCAGGGCCAATCCATTGTTCATGCCCCTGTGGCTCGCCAACAGTTGGCTCGGGTTTCCCTGGCTGCCCTCGAAGATCGTTTTCGAGATCCTCGATCCTATCGACATGCGCGCCGAGGTGGGACACATCGAGGACGAGAAAGAACGCCTGCAGGCGGGCTATGACCTCGTCACCTCGCGCATGCAGGCCAAGATGGACGAGCTCCAGGCCGAGCGGACGACTTTTCTTGGCTGA